The Pseudobdellovibrionaceae bacterium genomic interval AATGAAATTTATTACGAACTTGATGGAAAAATTATAAAACACCAAGATGTTTTTTTTTCCGAACACAATTATCAATCGTTTATTCAAAGAATGTTGCTAGAAACGGGGCAACAAATTAATTTAGAACAGCCTTTTTCTGATGGTAAATGGAAAAATTTTCGCTTACATATTATTCAACCCCCTTTGGCACACAATAATACTTTAATTAGTTTACGAAGAAAGGCCAAAGAAAATTGGACTTTAAAAAAATTAAAAAACCTAGGTAGTATCACTAAAAAAGAAAGCGACTATTTACAAAATTTAGTAAAAACCAAAAAAAACCTTTTAATTATTGGCCCTACTAGTAGTGGAAAAACCGCTTTAATAAATGCTCTTTTGCAAGAGGTTGAACACACAGAAAGAGTTTTGTGTATAGAAGATACTGATGAAATTAGTTCTCCCAATGCTTTGTCGGGAAAACTATTAACCCGCAATGATCCTCAAAAACAGCTAAGCAATTATAGTCAAACCGATTTACTAAAACAAAGCTTGCGCATGAGGCCAGACCGATTAATTTTAGGAGAAATTCGCTCTGACGAAGCAAAAGATTTTTTAATGATGCTTTCTACAGGGCATCAAGGCTGTATGGCTAGCCTCCATGCCGATCAAGCTCATCAAGCTT includes:
- a CDS encoding CpaF family protein, with amino-acid sequence MPNTNLTFLPIEKPMPTLKVTGCLLTAAKKLENLLRQHQSIDLASTDHINNPLYNKKMLQQLIEKNLSDLNMQEQERLLQDFLIYGPLHTLISNEGITEILCNGYNEIYYELDGKIIKHQDVFFSEHNYQSFIQRMLLETGQQINLEQPFSDGKWKNFRLHIIQPPLAHNNTLISLRRKAKENWTLKKLKNLGSITKKESDYLQNLVKTKKNLLIIGPTSSGKTALINALLQEVEHTERVLCIEDTDEISSPNALSGKLLTRNDPQKQLSNYSQTDLLKQSLRMRPDRLILGEIRSDEAKDFLMMLSTGHQGCMASLHADQAHQALWRLEMLIQMAAPQWNSSSIQKLISLSLNYVILIKKSGKQRQLKNIYEIKTYEDGIGFILEKINLK